The DNA region TATTTCGTTTCACATAACGGAGGGCTGTGCTTTACGCACAGCCCTCTTTTGCTGTCTGAAAAATAAATTTTTCGTTTACTATAAAAAAAACAGGCCTTTGCATCTGAGCTGATGCAAAGGCCTGTAATACTATGGTATGGTTTATCACTGATTGTACTTTTCAAGAAGCTGTTTGATCTTTTCGTGCGGATCGATGACGCTGCTGATAGAGATGTCGTGGTTGATAGCAGAAATAAAGTAAGCGATGTATTTTGAAACGTCAACTTCCATGAACCATTCTCTCTTGAGAAGTTCAGGTGTTCTGTATGTGAGGTTTGTGCCGAGGATGCCGTTGATGTAACCGTCTTTGTATGCCTGGTCGAACTTTTCAAGACCGTCTGTGAAGAGACCGTATGTTGCGTAAGCGTAGATCTTGTTAGCTTTCTTTTCCTTGAGCTGGTATGCGATGTCGAGAACAGACTGACCTGATGAGATGATGTCATCGGCAACGAAGATGTCCATGCCTTCAACGTCTCTTCCGAGGTATTCGTGAGCTACGATAGGGTTTCTTCCGTTTTCGATTCTTGAGTAGTCACGTCTCTTGTAGAACATACCAAGTTCAACGCCGAGAACCGAAGCGTAGTACATGTTTCTGTTAAGGGCGCCTTCATCAGGACTTACGATCATGAAGTTGTCCTTTGTGATGTGAAGGTCCTTGATGTTTCTGTACATTGTCTTGAGAACCTGGTATGTAGGCATTACATTGTCAAAGCCCATGAGCGGGATAGCGTTGTGTACTCTAGGATCGTGTGCGTCAAATGTTACGATGTTTGAAACGCCCATGCTCTGGAGTTCCTGAAGTGCCCATGCACAGTCGAGAGATTCACGGTAATTTCTTCTGTGCTGTCTTCCGCCGTAGAGGATAGGCATTATAACGTTTATTCTGTGTGCCTTGCCGCTTGCAGCCTGAATGATTCTCTTGAGATCCTGATAGTGATCGTCAGGTGACATGAAGTTTTCCTGACCGAACATCTTGTACTTGCAGCTGTAGTTGTTTACGTCAACGATAATGAAAAGATCCTTGCCTCGTACTGTTGACTTGATGAGGCCCTTGCCGTCGCCTGATGCAAAACGCGGACACTGGCTTTCAATAAGGAAGCCGTCCTTGTCAAGGCCGCTCTGCTTAGCCCATTCAACAAGATAGCTGTTGATCTTGTCGCCGAGTTCACCGGCGCCGTTCATAGCGATGAGACCAAGAGGGGCAACACTTGTTTCAGGATTGAAAACCGCAACATTTGAAGAATTCATAGACATTTGACCATACCCTTTCAGAAAAGAAATAAGAAATATTAAATACAAAGAATGTATATGCTGAAAAACATCCCCGGTTTTTATGCATAATCAACTATAATAAAAGTATATCATTGATATAAGGCATTTGTCAATTATCTTATTATAATAAAATGACCGCAAATAAAGACAAATTATTGTAGAAAACTCAAATAATTATACTTGTGTGGTTAGCCTGCGGTAATGAACGGTGCAAGTGTCTCCACAGTCTTTTTTCCGATGCCGGATATGTTCTGAAGATCATGTATATCGGAAAACGGTCCGTTCTGCGTCCGGTATTCTATAATGCTGTCAGCTTTCTTTTCGCCGATGCCATCAAGTGACATAAGGGTGCTTTTGTCTGCAGTATTTATGTTTATCAGAGAGGAACCGGATCCGTCTGCCGTTATCTGTGCTGTGTCATCGGATGTTGTTTCCGGCGTGTCTGTAAATACCGGGGCTTCCGTACTATATATATAAGTATCTTCTTCAGTTGCCATAGTAACTGCTTCCGGTATGAGTCTTTCCCTTACTGTTTTCCGGTCGGTCTGTTCTCCGGGAATTTCGCGGTATATCATTATTACAGCAAGTATAAGTGCGAGCGTGCAGCATACTGAATAATAAACTTTCTTGTCTGTATCTATTTTCCTTCACCACCATATATTAATTCTAAATCCTATTTTACACCATTTCAAACGGTTTGTAAATACCTTACAGGAAATTTTATTCATCGGAAGCAGTGAAGATACGAAAAAAAACAGTTGACTTCCGGCGTAAAACATGGTAAAATATAAGTACCTCTTTGTGAGGTGCATTTTTTTGCTCTTTTGCAGAAAATCACACTCAGTTTAACAGAGGGAGGCCGTGCAGTTCCGGTCTTTTTTTAAGAGCGGTAAACTGCGTTTGAAGAATAATTACATTCAGGAGGTGCCGACACGTGAGAGTTAAGGTAACATTAGCTTGTACAGAATGCAAGCAGCGTAATTACGCAACAAAGAAGAACAAGAAGAACGACCCTGACAGAATTGAAATGAACAAGTACTGCAAGTTCTGCAGAAAGCATACTCTGCACAGGGAAACAAAGTAATTCCGGAGGTTGCTCATGGCAAAGGAAGATTTAAAATCTGAAAAGAAAAAGGAAAAAACTCCGGCAAAGTCTTCTGCCAAAAATCAGAAGAAGCAGCCAAACAAGGTTGCTAAATACTTCAAAGACCTTAGGAGCGAATTCAAGAAGGTCGTATGGCCAACAAAGAAGCAGGTCATCAACAACACAACTGTTGTTCTCGTGACTATCCTTCTTATCGGAATCTTTGTAGGCGCATTCGATACTATCGGCGGATGGGCTCTGAAGATGTTCTTAAACAAATAAGCAGTTACAGTCTAAATGCAAGGAGGTAATTTTGCATGTCAGAAGCAGCAAAATGGTATGTTATTCACACTTATTCGGGTTATGAGAACAAAGTAAAACAGAACATCGAAAAAGTTGTTGAAAACAGGAAGCTTCACGACCTGATCCTTGAAGTAAGAGTACCTACAGAAAAGGTAACAGAAATTACTGACGGCAAGACGAAGGAAGTGGAAAGAAAAACATTTCCGGGCTATGTTCTGCTGAAAATGGTATACACTGATGAATCATGGTACATAGTAAAGAGTACACGAGGTGTTACAGGATTTGTTGGTCCTGCGTCTGAACCGACTCCGCTTTCAGAGAAGGAAGTTGAGGCACTTGGTGTTTCACTTGATACTCCAGCGGTTGAAGTAAACATTTCTGCCGGAGACAGTGTTCGTGTATCAGGTACTGCAATGGACGGATTTGTTGGTGTGGTACAGAAGGTCGATATTGACAATGGTACTGTTGACGTTCTTGTTTCAATGTTCGGCCGCGAAACTCCGGCTACGCTTAGCCTTACACAGGTTATCAGGCTGGATGATATTTAATAATCAAAAAGTAAACGTATTTTTTAAAACTGGCTGAAGCAACAGTCAGTGTGGGAGAGGCAAAATAATGATCATTGCCTCGTTCGTGACCACTTTATGGAGGTGCAATAAACCATGGCACAGAAAGTCGTTGGCTATATTAAATTACAGATCGCTGCAGGTAAGGCAACACCTGCTCCACCGGTTGGTCCTGCTTTAGGTCAGCACGGTGTAAACATCATGGCTTTTACAAAGGAATTCAATGAAAGAACTAAGAATGATATCGGTCTTATCATCCCTGTTGTAATCACAGTTTATGCTGACCGTACATTCTCATTCGTTACAAAGACACCGCCGGCTGCAGTTCTTATCAAGAAGGCTTGCGGAATCGAAAGCGGTTCAGGCGTACCTAACAAGACAAAGGTAGCTAAGATCACTAAGGATCAGATCAGAAAGATCGCTGAAACAAAGATGCCTGACCTTAACGCTGCAACTATCGAAACAGCTATGAGCATGATCGCTGGTACAGCACGTTCAATGGGCGTTACAGTAGAAGACTGATCACTGTAGACTCAACACATAAGAAAATCGTACGTTATCTAATGGTGGGAGGAAACTTTCCGCTAACTGAAACTGCGTATAAGCGTTTTGGTATTACCACTTTATAGGAGGATAAATAATGAAACACGGCAAGAAGTATAATGATAGTGTAAAGACTATCGAAGCTGATAAATTTTATGATTCCGCAGAAGCTCTCGATTTAGTATGCAAGAATGCAAAGGCTAAGTTCGATGAGACTGTTGAAGTACATGTACGTCTCGGCGTTGACTCAAGACATGCTGACCAGCAGGTTCGTGGTGCTGTTGTACTTCCGAACGGTACTGGTAAGAAGGTTAGAGTATGCGTATTCTGTAAGGAAGACAAGTACGAAGCAGCTAAGGGTGCTGGCGCTGAATATGTAGGCGGACAGGATCTCGTTGACAAGATCGTTAAGGAAAACTGGATGGATTTCGACGTAGTTATCGCATCACCTGACATGATGGGTCTCGTTGGTCGTCTCGGTAAGGTTCTCGGCCCAAGAGGTCTCATGCCAAACCCGAAGGCTGGTACAGTTACTCCTGACGTAGCTAAGGCTGTTACAGAAGCTAAGGCTGGTAAGATCGAATACCGTCTCGACAAGACAAACATCATCCACTGCCCGATCGGCAAGGCTTCATTCGGTGCTGAAAAGCTCGACGCTAACTTCACAACACTTATCGAAGCTATCGTAAAGGCTAAGCCGGCTGCAGCTAAGGGTACATACCTCAAGTCTTGCGTAGTTACATCTACAATGGGCGTTGGTGTTCCTGTATCAACAGCCAAGTATGGCGCTTAATCAGGCATCAGTCTGATCGTATAAAACAGTATACAGCTAACGGTAAAGGTTTTTTTCCGTTAGCTGTAATTTTTTTATCTGTGCACATATTCTGATAAAAAAATCAGAATATGTGCTCCTTTTTTGTATAGTTGACTTGATTTTGTGATGAAAATAATGTATAATTAAACAAACGGGGGTATATTGTTATCGATAATACTGATGATTCAGAACACTTTATAACGATTTGTGTAAAAATTGATATATACGATTTTTATGATACGGGGAGGGATAGCAGTGGATAATAAAATTCTTAATGATAAATTATTTGAGGCATTCGCTTCTTCATCTGATAATGTATACGTTTATGTCACAGATCTGCAGAACGGACTGAGCAGATGGTCAAAGAATTCGGTTGAATATTTTAATTTTCCCGATGAATATATGACAAATGTGTTACCGTTTCTGCAGGAAAATATCCATCCTGAAGACCAGGAAGGATATTTCTCGGATCTGGCAGAAGTGCTTTCAGGAAAGCGTGACAGGCACAGCTACCAGTATCGTCTTAAAAACCGTTACGGCGAATATGTATGGATAGAATGCAAGGGCAGTGTGATCAGGGAAAATGGTGTTCCTGTAATTTTTGCCGGGCTTATGACAAGACTTGACAATCAGAACAAATATGATTCCGTAACCGGACTGCCTACAATATTTGATTTTTATAATTATGATTTTAAAGGAAAGAACGGTTTTCTTCTTCTCATTGGCATTGATCAGTTCAGAAAAGTAGTCAGCAATTACGGTTATCATGTTGGTGACCGTGTACTTGTTGAATTTGCAAAAAAAATAAGGAAGCTGTGTGAACCTGATGCCAGACTTTACCGGATGAGCGGCGATGAATTCCTTGTGATCACCGAAAATATCTCCAGTGAGACTCTTCAGGAGTTTTTCGAATGTATTAAGGATTCTGCCGGTGAGATCGAACTTGAGGACAGCAGAAAGATTCATCTTTCAGTAACAGCCGGTGCAAGTGCTTTTCCGGCCGACGGTACAGAAAAGGAAGAACTGTTAAGCAATGCGGAACATTCTCTTGAATACAGCAAGAGCACAAGACGCGGTGAACTTCTTATATTCTCCAAGACGATAGCTGACAGTCAGATGCGTCTTCAGAAACTCAGAGAAGAACTCAAGCAGAGTATCAGGGATAATTTCAAAGGCTTTACTCTGTATTTTCAGCCTATTGTTGACGGCGAAAGAAACAGGATAATCGGCTGTGAGGCTCTGCTCAGATGGAAAGGCGAAACCATAAAAGACTCCTATCCGGGTGAGTTTATCAAAATTCTTGAAGATGACGGCAACATTATACCTGTCGGCAGATGGGTAATGGAACAGGCTGTAAAGCAGCAGAGTATCTGGAACAGGGAATATCCAGGAATCATAGTAAGTTTCAATGTTTCATACCAGCAGTTCGTTGCTGACAGATTTATTGAAAATCTGATGGATGCAGTTACAAAGTACGGCGTCGATCCGTCCAGTATGATAGTTGAACTTACCGAAAGCTGTAAGGTCGAAAAATCAGAAGAACTTGCTGAAATATTCAGAAAGCTGAAAGACGAGGGATACAAAGTCGCTCTTGACGACTTCGGTACAGCCTACGCTTCACTGGAAATGCTCAGGAATCTTCCGGCAAGCATCATAAAGATAGAACACTCATTCGTAAGGGAACTTGCTGATCCCGGACATGATGTTGACTATGTTATCATAGACAGCCTGCTTGCAATGTGCAGAAAGCTTAAGTGCAATGCAATAGTTGAAGGCGTTGAAAGTGCGAAAGTCGCAGATATGATAAAAGATCTCGACACCACTATGCTTCAGGGCTACTATTATTCAAAACCGGTTCCTCGTGAGGAATTTGAAAAAATGCTTGAAAGTCAGAAATAAAAATAAAAGCTTCCGTTTTACGCGGAAGCTTTTTTGTTAGGAAAACGCTGATTTATTAATAAATCAGCGTGGGGCTCCGGGGCGAAGCCCCGCAAATCCCACCTCCGGAAATCCGGCGAAGCCGGATTTCCGATTTAATCAGTGTTTACTTAGCTTTTATTTGTTAGCTTTGAAAAGCGTGCCTACAGGAATATCTTCGAAAAGATCGTAGAGCATTTCAGGATTCTTTCCGTTCATGATGATCATGTCAATGCCTGATTCAGTCGCTATTTTTGCAGCGTTTATCTTTGTTGCCATGCCGCCTGTACCGAGTGATGAACCTGCGCCTCCGGCGATCTCCTCGATGTGGTGATCTATCTTTTCAACTACAGGAATAAGCTTTGCGGTTTTGTCTGTGTGCGGATCGGAGCTGAAAAGGCCGTCAATGTCGGAAAGGATAATAAGAAGATCCGCTTTTGCAAGATTTGCGACCATAGCGGAAAGAGAATCGTTTTCGCCGATCTCAAGTTCCAGTTCGTCGATTGCGACTGTATCATTTTCGTTTACGATCGGAACAACACCCATTGAAATAAGCTTTTCAAAAGTATTTACAACGTTGTTCTTTTCGAGAATAGTTTTTGTAAGAAGGATCTGGGCTACTGTTATGCCGTATTCGTCAAAGAGATTGTCATACATGTACATGAGCTCACACTGGCCAACTGCAGCACACGCCTGTTTTGACGGAGTGTCGGAAGGACGTGCCTTAAGTCCGAGTTTGCCTACGCCGAGTCCGATAGCACCGGAAGACACAATGACGAGTTCTTTTCCGGAGTTCTGGAGGTCTGCCAGTACGCGGACAAGTGAAGTCATTTTTCTGATATTGAGCTTTCCGGTACTGTGGGCAAGTGTTGATGTTCCGAGTTTTATGACGATACGCTTTTTATCTGAAATACGTTCCATGCGTAATTACACATTCCTTTCAGGGATTAACGACATTTTCAGGTGTGCCGTTTAAATATGATCTTATGTTCTGGTTTACGATGCCGATGAGTCTTCTTCTCGTTTCAAGAGGAGCCCAGGCAACGTGCGGAGTGATGATGCAGTTTTTTGGCGCCGTACAGCGGACAGTCTTTTCTCATTGGTTCGTATCCGAGAACGTCAAGTCCCGCACCGGCTATCCTGCCGGAATTGAGTGCGTCGGCAAGAGCCTGTTCATCAGCCACCGGACCTCTTGAAGTGTTTATGATTATTGCATCTTCCTTCATAAGTGCAATGCGTTCGCGGCTTATGGCACCTTTTGTTGCCTCGGTAAGAGGGCAGTGGAAGGTGATAATATCTGCACGTCTGAATGCATCGTCCAGGCTTACCAGTTCATAGCTGCAGTTTTCCGGCTTGGTTCTGGTGTTTACTATGACATTCATACCGAATGCATCAGCGATCTTTGCAACTGCCTTTCCTATGCTTCCGAATCCGACTACTGCAATGGTTCTGCCGGCGAGTTCGTACATCGGATAAGGAAATGCAGAGAACGTAGGTGATGTGATCCATTTTCCGCTTTCGGTATATTCACGGTACAGTGAAACCTTGCTGTAATGCTGCAGAATAAGAGCGAATGTGTGCTGTGCAACTGCATTTGTCGAATATGATCCGGCATTGCATACTGTTATGCCGTGATCCTTTGCGGCTTTTATGTCGATGTTATTGAAACCTGTGGCAAACAGACCGATATATTTAAGATCAGGACACGATTCGATTATCTCTCTGGTGATCAGGACCTTGTTGCACAGGACGATATTGCTGTCAGCGATACGTCCGGCAGTCTGTTCAGCAGTGGTGAGGCCGTAAAAGGTGATATTTCCGTCAGAAAAGATCTCATCTTCACTGATGTCACCTGTTGAAACGGTATCCCAGTCAAGTACGGTTATCTTATTCATTTTTCAGTTCTCCGCCGGAAATTTCAGAAACTGCATTCGCTGCAGCCTTCGCAGCTTCCGCTTTCTGTTCCTCTTTTTTCTTTTCAACAGACATTACAACGAAAATTGCGATCACCATGATGAGCTCGACTATTCCGAGTGCATAACGCCATGTGAGTGATGCATTAACGTAAAGAAGAAGTGTTGACGCGATCGCAAATGCTGATATTATCTGGTATTTGTAACCCTGTCTGAAAAACTGTATCATAAAGAAAATAAATCCTATAATGCAGAATACGATGTGTTTGTTAAGTTCTAGCGGAAAAGTATTCATGTTATTTTACCTCTTATATCTCTATAATAAACGGCGTCCTGTCAAATTTGACGCTTACAATTATTATATCATAAGGGATGTTGTTTTACAAGCAGTTTTTCAGTGTTTCCTTAAGACTGTTGTCACCGGTTCTTGTAAACAGGATCGTTGAGCCTTTTTTCGAATTCGTCATGCGGAAGAGGAGTATCGTAAAGATAGCCCTGGGCTGCAAAGCAGTGTATCTGTTTAAGAAATTCCACCTGCTCTTTTGTTTCAATGCCTTCGCAGATGACTTCTCGTTCAAGATCGTGTATCATGCGGACGATGTTGCCTATCATTTTCTTGTTCGGGTTGTTTTCCCTGTCAAGGTCATCGATAAATGATTTATCTATCTTGATAACGTCAACATCGAGATCACGCAGCATGGACAGTGATGAATATCCGGTTCCGAAGTCGTCCATCGATGTGAATATGCCTTCGTTTTTCATGGTCTTTACAAACTCAGCAAGAGAAGAGAAGTCATCATAGGCTGATGATTCTGTGATCTCCACTTCAATGTACTTTGGATCGATACCGTATTCGTCTATTGTCTTTATTATTTTATCTGCAAAGTCAGGATCTTTCAGGTGTATTTTTGAAAAGTTTGATGAAACACGTACAGGCTCGATGCCTTTTTTGAGCCATTCGGCAATGTCACTGCAGACGCGCCTGAAAACATAGAAGTCAAGAGCGCTGATATTGCCTTTTTCCTCCAGAATGTTTATGAATTTTCCCGGAGGTATCAGCTTGCCGTCGTGCAGCCAGCGCACAAGCGCCTCACATCCGCACAGTGTATTGTTTTCGATGTTTACCTTTGGCTGATAGTAGACGATAAACTCGCCGTTTTTGAGGCCCTGGTTACAGAGGTAAAGAGTATCCATACGTGAGTTCATCTCAGTGAACATTTTAGGATCGTACCGGATAAATGAATCGCTGGTGCTTTCGCGTGCTGTACTCAGTGCAAGAGTACATGCGGCAAAGGCATCGCCCGGTGTGTCCTTTTCCTGTATTCTGTATAAGCCGCAGTAGACTTCCAGCTGGTCGGAGTGTTCAAGTATATCGATCTTTATATCTTTCATGTGCGAGATAAACTGATCCTCGCGTTCACTGTAGATAAGAAGCAGGAAGCTGTCGCCGCCGTCACGGGCGAAGTGCTCTCCTTTGACCAGAAAGTTCCTGATATGAAAAGCAAACTCAGTAAGGACCTGGTCACCGGCCTTGTAGCCGTATTTGCTGTTATAGAACCTGAAGTCCTTGATGTTACAGAAAACACACGTATAATTACTGAAATGGCCGTTTTTCGCAAGAGTGCCGCACAGCTTGTGGAAATAATCAAAATTATCCGCGCATGTGAGAGAATCCTTGTTGAGAAGATTTTTCGACACTTTTCCGCAGGTGAACATTGATATAAGTGAGAAAAGCACGACAAGTGTTATTCCGACTGCGGTGGTCTGGCTTGCCTGTGCTGTTTTGTGCAGCATGTTCGTGCGGGTCTCTTTCACATCAGCGTTCATAAGTTTTTCATATTCGGTTATTGTGTTGTTTACTTTGAAAATGTATTTGTTCAGGCAGACGTTCATATAGAAGTTTGCCGACGAAACGTCTCCGGTATCAGCAAATTCCACGACTCTGTCCACGCTTTCAAGGTATTCAGATGCGCCGAGTTCTATTATGCGGTAATATTCTTCGTATTCCGTATTTGCGACATTGTTTCCGAACTCGTCAAGATTGTTACGCAGTTCTTCCTCGAGGTCTGCAGTCTGTTCCCTTATCCTTGTACGGGTCCAGACCGTATCATCCGAAATGATGTACTGGAAGATCATTTCTTCGTGGTTGTAAAGATTTTTGCTGATCTTTGTCAGATTGTCCTTGTTGCGCATATCTGTTTCGATCATGTGACTGTATTCCGATGAGATTTCTGACTGATTCACGGCCAGGAAAAGCATTGCTGAGATGGAAAGAAGCATTGTAATGCATATCATGGATACAATCACACGGATCCTTTGCTGGCGTATGCTGCCGTCAGATCTTGTAATTTTCCTGTTCATTATGTTTCCTCCCGGATATCAGACTTTTCGGCAGATATCCGATTTAATCAGTTTTTCCGGGAAACAGGCACAAAGCCCCCGGTGATCCGTATACCGTA from Ruminococcus sp. HUN007 includes:
- a CDS encoding ribose-phosphate pyrophosphokinase; translated protein: MSMNSSNVAVFNPETSVAPLGLIAMNGAGELGDKINSYLVEWAKQSGLDKDGFLIESQCPRFASGDGKGLIKSTVRGKDLFIIVDVNNYSCKYKMFGQENFMSPDDHYQDLKRIIQAASGKAHRINVIMPILYGGRQHRRNYRESLDCAWALQELQSMGVSNIVTFDAHDPRVHNAIPLMGFDNVMPTYQVLKTMYRNIKDLHITKDNFMIVSPDEGALNRNMYYASVLGVELGMFYKRRDYSRIENGRNPIVAHEYLGRDVEGMDIFVADDIISSGQSVLDIAYQLKEKKANKIYAYATYGLFTDGLEKFDQAYKDGYINGILGTNLTYRTPELLKREWFMEVDVSKYIAYFISAINHDISISSVIDPHEKIKQLLEKYNQ
- a CDS encoding helix-hairpin-helix domain-containing protein, which produces MATEEDTYIYSTEAPVFTDTPETTSDDTAQITADGSGSSLININTADKSTLMSLDGIGEKKADSIIEYRTQNGPFSDIHDLQNISGIGKKTVETLAPFITAG
- the rpmG gene encoding 50S ribosomal protein L33, which codes for MRVKVTLACTECKQRNYATKKNKKNDPDRIEMNKYCKFCRKHTLHRETK
- the secE gene encoding preprotein translocase subunit SecE codes for the protein MAKEDLKSEKKKEKTPAKSSAKNQKKQPNKVAKYFKDLRSEFKKVVWPTKKQVINNTTVVLVTILLIGIFVGAFDTIGGWALKMFLNK
- the nusG gene encoding transcription termination/antitermination protein NusG is translated as MSEAAKWYVIHTYSGYENKVKQNIEKVVENRKLHDLILEVRVPTEKVTEITDGKTKEVERKTFPGYVLLKMVYTDESWYIVKSTRGVTGFVGPASEPTPLSEKEVEALGVSLDTPAVEVNISAGDSVRVSGTAMDGFVGVVQKVDIDNGTVDVLVSMFGRETPATLSLTQVIRLDDI
- the rplK gene encoding 50S ribosomal protein L11; protein product: MAQKVVGYIKLQIAAGKATPAPPVGPALGQHGVNIMAFTKEFNERTKNDIGLIIPVVITVYADRTFSFVTKTPPAAVLIKKACGIESGSGVPNKTKVAKITKDQIRKIAETKMPDLNAATIETAMSMIAGTARSMGVTVED
- the rplA gene encoding 50S ribosomal protein L1; its protein translation is MKHGKKYNDSVKTIEADKFYDSAEALDLVCKNAKAKFDETVEVHVRLGVDSRHADQQVRGAVVLPNGTGKKVRVCVFCKEDKYEAAKGAGAEYVGGQDLVDKIVKENWMDFDVVIASPDMMGLVGRLGKVLGPRGLMPNPKAGTVTPDVAKAVTEAKAGKIEYRLDKTNIIHCPIGKASFGAEKLDANFTTLIEAIVKAKPAAAKGTYLKSCVVTSTMGVGVPVSTAKYGA
- a CDS encoding GGDEF and EAL domain-containing protein, whose protein sequence is MDNKILNDKLFEAFASSSDNVYVYVTDLQNGLSRWSKNSVEYFNFPDEYMTNVLPFLQENIHPEDQEGYFSDLAEVLSGKRDRHSYQYRLKNRYGEYVWIECKGSVIRENGVPVIFAGLMTRLDNQNKYDSVTGLPTIFDFYNYDFKGKNGFLLLIGIDQFRKVVSNYGYHVGDRVLVEFAKKIRKLCEPDARLYRMSGDEFLVITENISSETLQEFFECIKDSAGEIELEDSRKIHLSVTAGASAFPADGTEKEELLSNAEHSLEYSKSTRRGELLIFSKTIADSQMRLQKLREELKQSIRDNFKGFTLYFQPIVDGERNRIIGCEALLRWKGETIKDSYPGEFIKILEDDGNIIPVGRWVMEQAVKQQSIWNREYPGIIVSFNVSYQQFVADRFIENLMDAVTKYGVDPSSMIVELTESCKVEKSEELAEIFRKLKDEGYKVALDDFGTAYASLEMLRNLPASIIKIEHSFVRELADPGHDVDYVIIDSLLAMCRKLKCNAIVEGVESAKVADMIKDLDTTMLQGYYYSKPVPREEFEKMLESQK
- the proB gene encoding glutamate 5-kinase; protein product: MERISDKKRIVIKLGTSTLAHSTGKLNIRKMTSLVRVLADLQNSGKELVIVSSGAIGLGVGKLGLKARPSDTPSKQACAAVGQCELMYMYDNLFDEYGITVAQILLTKTILEKNNVVNTFEKLISMGVVPIVNENDTVAIDELELEIGENDSLSAMVANLAKADLLIILSDIDGLFSSDPHTDKTAKLIPVVEKIDHHIEEIAGGAGSSLGTGGMATKINAAKIATESGIDMIIMNGKNPEMLYDLFEDIPVGTLFKANK
- a CDS encoding D-2-hydroxyacid dehydrogenase is translated as MNKITVLDWDTVSTGDISEDEIFSDGNITFYGLTTAEQTAGRIADSNIVLCNKVLITREIIESCPDLKYIGLFATGFNNIDIKAAKDHGITVCNAGSYSTNAVAQHTFALILQHYSKVSLYREYTESGKWITSPTFSAFPYPMYELAGRTIAVVGFGSIGKAVAKIADAFGMNVIVNTRTKPENCSYELVSLDDAFRRADIITFHCPLTEATKGAISRERIALMKEDAIIINTSRGPVADEQALADALNSGRIAGAGLDVLGYEPMRKDCPLYGAKKLHHHSARCLGSS
- a CDS encoding bifunctional diguanylate cyclase/phosphodiesterase; this encodes MNRKITRSDGSIRQQRIRVIVSMICITMLLSISAMLFLAVNQSEISSEYSHMIETDMRNKDNLTKISKNLYNHEEMIFQYIISDDTVWTRTRIREQTADLEEELRNNLDEFGNNVANTEYEEYYRIIELGASEYLESVDRVVEFADTGDVSSANFYMNVCLNKYIFKVNNTITEYEKLMNADVKETRTNMLHKTAQASQTTAVGITLVVLFSLISMFTCGKVSKNLLNKDSLTCADNFDYFHKLCGTLAKNGHFSNYTCVFCNIKDFRFYNSKYGYKAGDQVLTEFAFHIRNFLVKGEHFARDGGDSFLLLIYSEREDQFISHMKDIKIDILEHSDQLEVYCGLYRIQEKDTPGDAFAACTLALSTARESTSDSFIRYDPKMFTEMNSRMDTLYLCNQGLKNGEFIVYYQPKVNIENNTLCGCEALVRWLHDGKLIPPGKFINILEEKGNISALDFYVFRRVCSDIAEWLKKGIEPVRVSSNFSKIHLKDPDFADKIIKTIDEYGIDPKYIEVEITESSAYDDFSSLAEFVKTMKNEGIFTSMDDFGTGYSSLSMLRDLDVDVIKIDKSFIDDLDRENNPNKKMIGNIVRMIHDLEREVICEGIETKEQVEFLKQIHCFAAQGYLYDTPLPHDEFEKRLNDPVYKNR